From a single Pelmatolapia mariae isolate MD_Pm_ZW linkage group LG20, Pm_UMD_F_2, whole genome shotgun sequence genomic region:
- the gpr182 gene encoding G-protein coupled receptor 182, with the protein MTIFNHSLDYLNGTPWFVFECTLQLNTNSRRIALFLMYLFIFMVGLMENTLVVWVNWRRRHSSNAVLFCIINVSLSDLMVIVILPFFMMEVTMDQVWLWGRFLCKVTHLIYVINFYSSSFFLAFMTLERYFSLSRPSSSSFFPAGGRKRWVVCAGLWGLSLFLALLENVHVDLLEWEEPGCYMLPEYSYTEWFVTVSFLCLVFQFLVPAAVIITCNVLIARAANRATDVQNRRDVWLVHVYSLVFVMCWLPYHLVMFLMIIDDLDPHVFSCNTVEVLYFSFSVVQTISLLHCVANPFLYNFLSKSFRNNMINTMLNYIPREGTAEQVGPRANAKTANEGGRDPEKLSNASTSHSDVGS; encoded by the coding sequence ATGACCATTTTCAACCACTCGCTTGACTACTTGAACGGCACGCCATGGTTCGTCTTCGAGTGCACCCTCCAGCTCAACACGAACTCCCGGCGCATCGCCCTCTTCCTGATGTACCTTTTCATCTTCATGGTGGGCCTGATGGAGAACACGCTGGTCGTCTGGGTCAACTGGCGCCGAAGGCATTCCTCCAATGCGGTCCTCTTCTGCATCATCAACGTGAGCCTGTCGGACCTGATGGTGATCGTGATCCTTCCTTTCTTCATGATGGAGGTGACCATGGACCAGGTCTGGCTGTGGGGTCGCTTCCTCTGCAAGGTCACCCACCTCATCTACGTGATCAACTTCTACAGCAGCTCCTTCTTCCTGGCCTTCATGACCCTTGAACGCTATTTCTCACTGTCAAGACCGTCATCGTCAAGCTTCTTCCCTGCGGGAGGCCGGAAGCGGTGGGTGGTCTGTGCGGGCCTCTGGGGGCTCTCCTTGTTTCTGGCTCTGTTGGAGAACGTCCATGTGGATCTTCTGGAGTGGGAAGAGCCAGGTTGTTACATGCTGCCTGAATACAGCTACACCGAATGGTTCGTTACTGTGTCTTTCTTGTGCCTGGTTTTCCAGTTCCTGGTCCCCGCTGCTGTCATCATTACCTGCAATGTGCTGATCGCTCGTGCAGCCAACAGGGCGACGGATGTGCAGAACCGACGGGATGTTTGGCTGGTGCACGTATACTCCCTTGTGTTTGTAATGTGCTGGCTTCCCTACCACTTGGTCATGTTCTTGATGATAATAGACGACCTTGATCCCCATGTATTCAGCTGCAACACGGTGGAAGTGCTCTACTTTTCTTTCAGCGTGGTGCAGACCATTTCGCTTTTGCACTGTGTTGCCAACCCCTTCCTCTACAACTTCCTCAGCAAGAGCTTTCGGAACAACATGATCAACACCATGTTGAACTACATTCCCAGAGAGGGGACTGCAGAACAGGTGGGACCCAGAGCCAACGCCAAAACTGCAAATGAGGGCGGTAGAGACCCGGAGAAGCTGAGTAATGCCAGCACCAGCCATTCTGATGTTGGATCATAA
- the LOC134618609 gene encoding zinc finger and BTB domain-containing protein 39, which yields MRIRLQCPGHAASLLSELNRCRQSRQYCDVFLQVGNRTFAAHRAVLACAGTYFRNLFTRTPTASSTAFSLEFISPANFEKVLTFVYTGEIVTDLIDVGVLYELAERLGVSELVKACHATFPDLQASVSANCNASSPGDVTLDFSMVAAPPTVVAVSAASVPSVCSSAASCSSLSSSAGPSAAPTPAAAPSPLFQIRTGRSGREVQAGPLSLDLKAEDVQSHIGYGQMGADHQLPGGPPLTSSSSLSLQADSLQPVGPVLQLKTEHGLNDGEAGGCCEDGDTDGQMVSESAGDSLSRSSNPVTSESCSLPDSSAQLGAEACAPTSSSGESPGSLQVAAVEGGVVDVQRDSRLMFGEVEEGDTEEEREALQGNGAVEGTEEEQWRQLAGEIIELSDDENFMEEGEEEDEDEDDLVCVENGDGGNASSQVTGSTVTCKACTVALPADPAAIRRHGETHLTELGLCRVCGASFPDRAAGIAHSFTHVGVQLFTCDMCHLQFCSQKKLLRHHRQTASSYTIPQGALTNSSHSQELQCAVCTKSLSKDFQTLKDHLLIHVCPQSLSCGVCHLPQLSLCSLLWHALAHLSLPVFTCPHCARCFVERALLDRHMAVHAEEAAAKEREQLALRAYGVKADGGGSGGGAEELHCFLCPQTFRSSSAFQYHLSLHTSDSTGSGGTAGGQGWLGKRKADQSLECPPSSCSSSSSRDVSGLVKMSNFGLGLGMGISMSDKFFQGPMHGLSSGVLTNGSSSQDSVVGPAGVRGKWYRCRYCGKRFAHSGEFTYHLRIHTGEKPYQCKVCLRFFRGRSTMICHLKTHAGALMYRCTVCGLYFSTLKLVSSHMELHKDHLPLDFNIEQTFMYNDHSKEPLPTVDT from the exons ATGAGGATCCGGCTGCAGTGTCCCGGCCACGCTGCCAGCCTTCTCTCCGAGCTTAACCGTTGCCGCCAATCACGTCAGTACTGTGATGTGTTCCTGCAAGTTGGCAACCGGACATTCGCAGCCCACCGTGCAGTGCTGGCCTGCGCCGGGACGTACTTTCGCAACTTGTTCACCAGAACTCCCACCGCGTCCAGCACCGCCTTCTCTTTGGAGTTTATCTCCCCAGCTAACTTTGAGAAAGTGCTGACATTTGTCTACACCGGGGAGATAGTGACTGATCTCATAGATGTCGGGGTCCTGTACGAGCTGGCCGAGCGGCTCGGGGTCAGTGAACTGGTGAAGGCTTGTCATGCTACCTTCCCTGACCTGCAGGCTTCTGTGTCTGCAAACTGCAATGCCAGCAGTCCCGGTGATGTCACCCTGGACTTCAGCATGGTGGCCGCTCCACCCACAGTGGTTGCAGTTAGTGCAGCTTCTGTGCCGTCTGTGTGCTCCTCCGCCGCCTCCTGCTCCTCTCTGTCTTCATCGGCTGGCCCGTCTGCTGCCCCgactcctgctgctgctccctCCCCTCTTTTCCAAATCAGGACGGGCAGGTCAGGCCGCGAAGTTCAGGCCGGGCCTCTGTCCCTGGACCTAAAGGCAGAAGATGTCCAGTCTCATATCGGCTACGGGCAGATGGGAGCAGATCATCAGTTACCAGGAGGACCGCCTttaaccagcagcagcagcctttCCCTTCAGGCTGACAGCTTGCAGCCTGTGGGGCCTGTGCTCCAGCTGAAGACCGAGCACGGGCTGAACGATGGGGAGGCGGGAGGCTGCTGTGAGGACGGTGACACAGATGGTCAAATGGTTTCTGAGAGTGCGGGCGACTCTTTGTCTCGGAGCAGCAACCCTGTTACGTCTGAGTCTTGCTCCCTCCCTGACTCTTCAGCTCAGCTCGGCGCTGAAGCCTGCGCCCCGACATCATCTTCAGGAGAGTCTCCAGGCAGCCTTCAGGTGGCAGCGGTGGAAGGTGGCGTGGTCGACGTGCAGCGGGACAGCAGGCTGATGTTTGGGGAAGTGGAGGAAGGAGACactgaggaggagagggaggctcTGCAAGGTAATGGAGCAGTGGAGGGAACAGAGGAAGAGCAGTGGAGACAGTTGGCAGGAGAGATCATCGAGCTGAGCGATGATGAGAACTTCatggaggagggagaggaggaggacgaggatgaAGATGACCTTGTGTGTGTGGAGAATGGAGATGGAGGGAATGCGAGTAGCCAG GTGACAGGAAGCACGGTGACATGTAAAGCTTGCACAGTGGCACTCCCAGCAGATCCAGCTGCCATCAGAAGACACGGTGAGACGCACCTGACGGAGCTGGGGCTCTGCAGGGTGTGCGGAGCCTCTTTTCCAGATCGTGCTGCGGGCATCGCCCACTCCTTCACCCATGTGGGAGTGCAGCTCTTCACCTGTGACATGTGCCACCTGCAGTTCTGCAGCCAAAAGAAACTGCTGCGGCACCACCGCCAGACAGCATCCAGTTACACCATCCCGCAGGGGGCGCTTACCAACAGCAGCCACAGCCAAGAGCTGCAGTGTGCTGTATGCACCAAATCCCTCAGCAAGGACTTCCAG ACTCTCAAAGACCACCTGCTGATCCATGTGTGCCCCCAGAGCCTGAGCTGTGGCGTGTGTCACCTCCCCCAGCTGTCCCTGTGCTCCCTACTGTGGCACGCCCTCGCCCACCTCTCCCTGCCCGTCTTCACCTGCCCGCACTGCGCCCGCTGCTTTGTAGAGCGCGCCCTGCTGGACAGACACATGGCTGTGCACGCTGAGGAGGCGGCAGCTAAGGAGAGAGAGCAGTTGGCGCTGAGGGCTTACGGAGTCAAAGCAGATGGAGGTGGCAGTGGAGGAGGAGCGGAGGAGCTGCATTGCTTCCTGTGCCCGCAGACGTTTCGCTCGTCCTCGGCGTTTCAGTACCACCTCAGTCTGCACACCAGCGACTCCACGGGGAGCGGAGGAACCGCTGGCGGCCAGGGGTGGTTAGGGAAACGTAAAGCGGATCAGTCTCTGGAGTGCCCGCCGtcttcctgctcctcctcctcgtcaCGGGACGTCAGCGGGCTCGTTAAAATGAGCAACTTCGGTTTGGGTTTGGGAATGGGCATCAGCATGTCGGACAAGTTTTTTCAAGGGCCGATGCACGGCTTATCCTCTGGAGTCCTGACGAACGGAAGCTCCAGTCAGGACAGCGTTGTCGGACCTGCAGGGGTGCGTGGGAAGTGGTACCGGTGTCGCTACTGTGGTAAACGTTTCGCTCACTCGGGGGAGTTCACCTACCACCTCCGTATCCACACCGGGGAGAAACCCTACCAGTGTAAAGTGTGTCTGCGCTTCTTCAGGGGGCGCTCCACCATGATCTGCCACCTGAAGACACACGCCGGCGCCCTGATGTACCGCTGCACCGTCTGCGGCCTTTACTTCTCCACGCTGAAGCTGGTGTCGTCACACATGGAGCTCCACAAGGACCACTTACCGCTGGACTTCAACATCGAGCAGACCTTCATGTACAATGATCACTCTAAAGAACCGCTGCCCACTGTGGACACCTGA